Proteins co-encoded in one Pseudomonas beijingensis genomic window:
- a CDS encoding protein phosphatase CheZ, which produces MDNESSMGDFESTLKKHARELVDSLEKGRFGDAVQMIHELNQTRDRGLYQEVGKLTRELHSAIVNFQIDPHMPQAEEVSQITDATERLGYVVKLTEAAANRTMDLVESATPLVNGLSEEAQALSTDWGRFMRREVGAEEFRELARRVDGFLARSSTENRAVASNLNDILLAQDYQDLTGQVIKRVTQLVTEVESNLLKLVLMASQVDRFAGIEHDREAMLAEKDPQKHLSQGEGPQIHADKREDVMSGQDDVDDLLSSLGF; this is translated from the coding sequence ACAACGAATCTTCAATGGGCGATTTCGAATCGACCCTGAAAAAACATGCCCGCGAACTGGTCGACAGCCTTGAAAAAGGTCGCTTTGGCGATGCGGTTCAAATGATCCATGAGCTCAACCAGACCCGTGACCGCGGTCTGTATCAGGAAGTGGGCAAGCTCACGCGTGAACTGCACAGCGCGATTGTCAATTTCCAGATCGACCCGCACATGCCGCAGGCCGAGGAAGTCTCGCAGATCACCGACGCCACCGAGCGCCTGGGGTATGTGGTCAAGCTGACCGAGGCCGCGGCGAACCGCACCATGGACCTGGTGGAAAGTGCAACGCCGCTGGTCAACGGCCTGAGTGAAGAAGCCCAGGCCTTGAGCACCGACTGGGGCCGGTTCATGCGTCGCGAAGTCGGTGCTGAAGAGTTTCGGGAGCTGGCCCGTCGGGTCGACGGTTTCCTGGCGCGCAGCAGCACCGAGAACCGCGCCGTGGCAAGCAACCTCAACGACATTCTGCTGGCCCAGGACTATCAAGACCTGACCGGCCAGGTGATCAAGCGTGTGACCCAATTGGTCACCGAAGTGGAAAGCAACCTGCTCAAACTGGTGTTGATGGCCAGCCAGGTCGACCGCTTTGCAGGCATCGAACACGACCGTGAAGCGATGCTTGCTGAAAAAGATCCACAAAAACATCTCTCTCAGGGTGAAGGTCCGCAAATTCATGCCGATAAAAGAGAAGACGTTATGTCCGGTCAGGACGATGTGGACGATTTGCTGTCCAGCCTTGGATTCTGA
- a CDS encoding chemotaxis protein CheA: MSFGADEEILQDFLVEAGEILEQLSEQLVELESRPDDADLLNAIFRGFHTVKGGAGFLQLNELVECCHIAENVFDILRKGERRVDSELMDVVLEALDAVNSMFSEVRERSPITAATPELLAALSRLAEPQSADEAAPIVEAVVEEPVAEESGDITDNEFEQLLDSLNTVKAQAEAPAAPAAPAAQAAGGAASDEITDAEFESLLDQLHGKGQFAPDAVVPPTAPAAPKAAGDSSDITDDEFEALLDQLHGKGTFAVDALDSAIASAPTPAKPAAAAAGSDLISDQEFESLLDELHGKGKFSEVGTAAAAPAAATVAPAAKAAPKPAAKAPEPKAEPAKPAAAAAAPAPARAPAAAPAEKPASEAETTVRVDTARLDEIMNMVGELVLVRNRLVRLGLNSQDEAMSKAVSNLDVVTADLQTAVMKTRMQPIKKVFGRFPRLVRDLARQLKKEINLELVGEETDLDKNLVEALADPLVHLVRNAVDHGIESPEEREASGKVRSGKVILAAEQEGDHILLSISDDGKGMDPNVLRAIAVKRGVMDKDAADRLSESECYNLIFAPGFSTKTEISDVSGRGVGMDVVKTKISQLNGSINIYSTKGLGSKIVIKVPLTLAIMPTLMVMLGNQAFAFPLVNVNEIFHLDLSRTNVVDGQEVVIVRDKALPLFYLKRWLVSSAAHVEQGEGHVVILSVGTQRIGFVVDQLVGQEEVVIKPLGKMLQGTPGMSGATITGDGRIALILDVPSMLKRYAARRI; encoded by the coding sequence ATGAGCTTCGGCGCCGATGAAGAGATCCTTCAGGATTTCCTGGTTGAGGCCGGCGAGATTCTAGAGCAACTGTCCGAACAGCTGGTCGAGCTGGAAAGCCGACCTGATGATGCGGATCTGCTCAATGCAATTTTTCGCGGTTTCCACACTGTAAAAGGAGGCGCCGGCTTCCTCCAGCTCAACGAGCTGGTGGAGTGCTGCCACATTGCCGAAAACGTGTTCGATATCCTGCGCAAGGGTGAGCGCCGCGTGGATTCGGAACTGATGGACGTGGTGCTCGAAGCGCTGGATGCGGTCAACAGCATGTTCAGTGAAGTGCGTGAGCGCTCGCCGATCACGGCTGCCACCCCCGAGCTGCTTGCCGCGCTATCGCGCCTGGCCGAGCCGCAATCGGCTGACGAAGCGGCGCCGATTGTCGAGGCGGTGGTTGAAGAGCCGGTCGCCGAAGAATCGGGCGACATCACCGATAACGAATTCGAACAGCTGCTGGACTCCCTGAATACCGTCAAGGCCCAGGCCGAGGCACCAGCCGCTCCGGCTGCACCTGCTGCGCAAGCCGCCGGTGGGGCGGCCAGCGATGAAATCACCGATGCCGAGTTCGAGTCGCTGCTCGACCAGCTTCACGGCAAGGGTCAGTTCGCGCCGGATGCGGTCGTTCCGCCGACGGCCCCGGCCGCCCCGAAAGCGGCGGGCGACAGCTCGGACATCACCGATGATGAATTCGAAGCCTTGCTCGACCAGTTGCATGGCAAGGGCACCTTTGCCGTTGACGCGCTGGATTCGGCCATCGCTTCGGCACCGACGCCGGCCAAGCCCGCCGCCGCTGCCGCGGGTAGCGACCTGATCAGCGACCAGGAATTCGAATCGCTGCTCGATGAGCTGCATGGCAAGGGTAAGTTCAGCGAAGTCGGTACGGCTGCCGCTGCGCCTGCTGCCGCTACCGTTGCGCCAGCGGCCAAGGCTGCGCCCAAACCCGCTGCCAAGGCACCGGAGCCCAAGGCCGAGCCCGCCAAGCCTGCCGCTGCCGCTGCTGCCCCGGCACCCGCCCGTGCTCCGGCGGCGGCGCCAGCGGAAAAACCAGCCAGCGAAGCCGAGACCACCGTTCGAGTCGACACCGCACGCCTGGACGAGATCATGAACATGGTCGGCGAATTGGTGCTGGTGCGTAACCGACTGGTGCGCCTGGGCCTCAACAGCCAGGACGAAGCCATGTCCAAAGCCGTGTCGAACCTCGACGTGGTCACGGCAGACCTGCAGACCGCGGTCATGAAGACCCGCATGCAGCCGATCAAGAAAGTCTTCGGGCGCTTCCCGCGCCTGGTTCGCGATCTGGCTCGCCAGCTCAAGAAAGAAATCAACCTGGAACTGGTGGGTGAAGAGACCGACCTCGACAAGAACCTTGTCGAAGCCCTGGCCGACCCGCTGGTCCACTTGGTGCGCAACGCGGTCGACCACGGCATCGAGTCGCCGGAAGAGCGCGAAGCCTCGGGCAAGGTCCGCAGCGGCAAGGTGATCCTGGCCGCCGAGCAGGAGGGCGACCACATCCTGCTGTCGATCTCCGACGACGGCAAAGGCATGGACCCGAATGTACTGCGTGCCATCGCGGTGAAACGCGGTGTGATGGACAAGGATGCGGCTGACCGTCTGAGCGAATCCGAGTGCTACAACCTGATCTTCGCCCCGGGGTTCTCGACCAAAACCGAGATTTCCGACGTGTCGGGCCGTGGTGTGGGCATGGATGTGGTGAAAACCAAGATTTCCCAGCTCAACGGCTCGATCAATATCTACTCGACCAAGGGCCTGGGCTCGAAGATCGTCATCAAGGTTCCGTTGACCCTGGCGATCATGCCGACCCTGATGGTGATGCTGGGCAACCAGGCCTTCGCCTTCCCGCTGGTCAACGTCAACGAGATCTTCCACCTCGACCTGTCGCGCACCAACGTGGTGGACGGCCAGGAAGTGGTGATCGTACGGGACAAGGCATTGCCGCTGTTCTACCTCAAGCGCTGGCTGGTCAGCTCCGCGGCTCATGTGGAGCAGGGCGAAGGCCATGTGGTGATCCTTTCGGTGGGCACCCAGCGGATCGGCTTCGTCGTCGACCAGTTGGTGGGCCAGGAAGAAGTGGTCATCAAGCCGTTGGGCAAGATGCTCCAGGGCACACCGGGCATGTCCGGCGCCACCATCACCGGCGACGGCCGCATCGCGTTGATTCTCGATGTGCCAAGCATGCTCAAGCGTTACGCCGCCCGGCGTATTTGA
- a CDS encoding protein-glutamate methylesterase/protein-glutamine glutaminase: MVVKVLVVDDSGFFRRRVSEILSADTSIQVVGTATNGKEAIDQALALKPDVITMDYEMPMMDGITAVRHIMQRCPTPVLMFSSLTHEGARVTLDALDAGAVDFLPKNFEDISRNPDKVRQLLCEKVHSISRSNRRVGAYSAPAPAPVAAPSPTPTASSSFNPAPVRSAPAPAPTRSAPASASSPAPKRKAYKLVAIGTSTGGPVALQRVLTQLPANFPAPIVLIQHMPAAFTKAFAERLDKLCNINVKEAEDGDILRPGLALLAPGGKQMMIDGRGAVKILPGDERLNYKPCVDITFGSAAKSYGDKVLAVVLTGMGADGREGARLLKQGGSAIWAQDEASCVIYGMPMAIVKADLADAVYGLDDIGRHLVEACL; encoded by the coding sequence ATGGTAGTTAAAGTCCTGGTGGTGGACGATTCGGGGTTTTTCCGTCGCCGTGTCTCGGAAATTCTTTCGGCGGACACGAGTATTCAGGTCGTCGGTACCGCGACTAATGGCAAAGAGGCGATCGATCAGGCCCTGGCACTCAAGCCGGACGTGATCACCATGGACTACGAGATGCCGATGATGGATGGCATCACGGCCGTGCGGCATATCATGCAGCGCTGCCCGACCCCGGTCTTGATGTTCTCGTCCCTGACCCACGAAGGCGCCCGGGTGACTCTCGATGCGCTGGACGCCGGGGCGGTGGATTTCCTGCCGAAGAATTTCGAAGACATTTCGCGCAACCCCGACAAGGTCCGGCAGTTGCTGTGCGAAAAGGTCCACAGCATTTCCCGCAGCAATCGCCGTGTCGGTGCCTACAGCGCACCGGCGCCAGCCCCGGTTGCGGCGCCAAGCCCGACGCCGACGGCATCGAGCAGCTTCAATCCGGCACCTGTACGCAGCGCCCCGGCCCCTGCGCCGACGCGTTCGGCACCTGCCAGTGCCTCGTCGCCGGCCCCCAAGCGCAAAGCCTACAAGCTGGTTGCCATCGGCACGTCCACGGGCGGCCCGGTGGCGCTGCAACGGGTCCTGACCCAGTTGCCGGCCAACTTCCCGGCTCCCATCGTGTTGATCCAGCACATGCCCGCGGCGTTTACCAAGGCGTTTGCCGAGCGTTTGGACAAGCTGTGCAACATCAACGTCAAGGAAGCCGAGGATGGCGACATCCTGCGTCCGGGCCTGGCCTTGCTGGCGCCGGGTGGCAAGCAGATGATGATCGACGGTCGCGGCGCGGTGAAAATCCTGCCGGGCGACGAGCGCCTGAACTACAAGCCTTGCGTGGATATTACCTTTGGTTCCGCGGCCAAGTCCTACGGTGACAAAGTTCTGGCGGTGGTGCTCACCGGCATGGGTGCCGACGGTCGCGAAGGCGCACGGCTGCTCAAGCAGGGCGGCAGTGCGATCTGGGCCCAGGACGAAGCCAGTTGCGTGATCTACGGCATGCCGATGGCGATCGTCAAAGCCGATCTTGCCGACGCAGTGTATGGGTTGGACGACATCGGTAGACACCTGGTTGAGGCCTGCCTGTAA
- a CDS encoding flagellar motor protein, with protein sequence MDVLSLIGIIMAFVAIIGGNYLEGGHLGALANGPAALIVIGGTVGAALLQSPMSAFKRAMQVLIWILFPPRVDLAGGIDRVVNWSLTARKEGLLGLEGVADAEPDSYSRKGLQLLVDGAEPEAIRSILEVDFYTQESRDIEAAKVFESMGGYAPTIGIIGAVMGLIHVMGNLADPSQLGSGIAVAFVATIYGVASANLVLLPIAAKLKSIALRQSRYREMLLEGILSIAEGENPRSIELKLQGFMD encoded by the coding sequence ATGGATGTGCTCAGCCTGATTGGCATCATCATGGCGTTCGTCGCCATCATTGGCGGCAATTATCTGGAAGGCGGTCACCTGGGCGCGCTGGCCAACGGCCCGGCGGCGTTGATCGTGATCGGTGGCACCGTTGGCGCGGCGCTGCTGCAGTCTCCCATGAGCGCTTTCAAGCGGGCCATGCAGGTGCTGATCTGGATTCTGTTCCCGCCCCGTGTCGACCTTGCCGGTGGTATCGACCGCGTCGTGAACTGGAGCCTGACCGCTCGCAAGGAAGGCTTGCTGGGTCTGGAAGGGGTGGCTGACGCCGAACCTGACAGTTACTCGCGCAAAGGCCTGCAACTGCTGGTGGACGGCGCCGAGCCGGAGGCCATCCGCAGCATCCTGGAAGTGGATTTCTACACCCAGGAAAGCCGCGACATCGAAGCGGCCAAAGTCTTCGAAAGCATGGGCGGCTACGCGCCGACCATCGGCATCATCGGTGCCGTGATGGGCCTGATCCATGTGATGGGCAACCTGGCCGATCCGTCGCAACTGGGCAGCGGTATCGCCGTGGCGTTCGTCGCCACGATCTACGGCGTGGCGAGTGCCAACCTGGTGCTGCTGCCCATCGCGGCCAAGCTCAAGTCCATCGCGTTGCGTCAGTCGCGCTATCGCGAAATGTTGCTGGAAGGGATCCTGTCGATCGCCGAAGGTGAAAACCCGCGCTCCATTGAGTTGAAGCTCCAGGGCTTCATGGACTGA
- the motD gene encoding flagellar motor protein MotD encodes MARRRHREEHVNHERWLVSYADFITLLFAFFVVMYSISSVNEGKYKVISEALIGVFTDSDRALKPIPIGEERPKTTTPAKPLVKDSEQVDAGIAGSSDPLKSIADDISAAFGDLISSNQMTVRGNELWVEIELNSSLLFGSGDAMPSDMAFNIIDKVAAILKPFDNPIHVEGFTDDQPIRTAQYPTNWELSSARSASIVRMLAMQGVNPGRLASVGYGEFQPVANNATAEGRARNRRVVLVVSRNLDVRRSLTGTGTANATPDAALKRAGTQTAPAPVKSPGRQSAVNSPSPAL; translated from the coding sequence ATGGCACGTCGCAGGCATCGTGAAGAACACGTCAACCATGAACGCTGGCTCGTTTCCTACGCCGACTTCATCACGCTGCTGTTCGCTTTTTTCGTGGTCATGTATTCGATTTCGTCGGTCAACGAAGGCAAGTACAAAGTCATTTCCGAGGCGTTGATCGGGGTCTTCACCGATTCCGACCGGGCCCTCAAGCCGATCCCTATCGGTGAGGAGCGGCCCAAGACCACCACGCCGGCCAAGCCCTTGGTCAAGGACAGCGAGCAGGTCGACGCCGGTATCGCCGGCAGCAGCGATCCGTTGAAGAGCATCGCCGACGACATCAGCGCGGCGTTCGGTGACCTGATCAGCTCCAACCAGATGACCGTGCGCGGCAACGAGCTGTGGGTCGAGATCGAACTCAATTCCAGCCTGTTGTTCGGCAGCGGCGACGCCATGCCCAGCGACATGGCGTTCAACATCATCGATAAGGTCGCGGCGATCCTCAAACCCTTCGACAACCCGATCCATGTCGAAGGCTTCACGGACGACCAGCCGATCCGTACCGCGCAATACCCGACCAACTGGGAACTGTCCTCGGCCCGTTCGGCGAGCATTGTGCGCATGCTGGCGATGCAGGGCGTGAACCCCGGTCGCCTGGCCTCGGTGGGCTACGGTGAGTTCCAGCCGGTGGCCAACAACGCCACGGCCGAGGGGCGTGCGCGCAACCGGCGGGTAGTGCTGGTGGTGTCGCGTAACCTCGATGTACGTCGTAGCCTGACCGGTACCGGTACGGCCAATGCAACCCCGGATGCGGCATTGAAGCGGGCTGGCACACAAACTGCACCGGCTCCGGTCAAGTCGCCGGGAAGACAGAGTGCCGTCAATTCTCCGTCACCCGCTTTATAA
- a CDS encoding ParA family protein: protein MRVWAVANQKGGVGKTTSSIALAGLLAEAGKRVVIVDLDPHGSMTSYFGYDPDSLEHSNFDLFLHKGVVPEGLPGQLLLSTSDERISLLPSSTALATLERQSPGQSGLGLVIAKSLAQLWQDFDYAIIDSPPLLGLLMVNALAASQQLVIPVQTEHLAVKGLERMVNTLAMVNRSRKQTLAFNIVPTLFDRRTQASLGTLRVLRDMYPEDIWQGYIPVDTRLRDASRAGVTPSQFDGKSRGVLAYRALLKHLLAQQLVSQQVA from the coding sequence ATGAGAGTCTGGGCAGTCGCCAATCAAAAAGGTGGTGTGGGCAAGACCACATCTTCCATCGCTTTAGCCGGGTTGCTGGCCGAGGCGGGCAAGCGCGTGGTCATCGTCGACCTGGACCCCCATGGCTCGATGACCAGCTATTTCGGCTACGATCCCGATAGCCTGGAGCACAGCAACTTCGACCTGTTCCTGCACAAGGGCGTTGTGCCCGAGGGCCTGCCAGGGCAATTGCTGTTGTCCACCAGCGACGAGCGGATTTCCCTGTTGCCGTCGAGCACCGCCCTGGCCACCCTGGAGCGACAGTCACCCGGGCAGAGCGGCTTGGGCCTGGTGATCGCCAAGAGTCTGGCGCAGCTGTGGCAGGATTTCGATTACGCGATCATCGACAGCCCGCCGTTGCTGGGGCTGCTGATGGTCAATGCGTTGGCCGCCAGTCAGCAATTGGTGATTCCCGTGCAGACCGAGCATTTGGCGGTCAAGGGCCTGGAACGCATGGTCAATACACTGGCGATGGTCAATCGCTCGCGCAAACAGACACTGGCCTTCAACATCGTGCCGACACTGTTCGACCGTCGCACCCAGGCGTCCTTGGGGACCCTGCGTGTGTTGCGGGACATGTACCCGGAGGACATCTGGCAAGGCTATATCCCCGTCGACACCCGCCTGCGGGATGCCAGCCGCGCCGGTGTGACCCCTTCGCAATTCGATGGCAAGAGCCGTGGCGTGCTGGCCTACCGAGCACTACTCAAGCATCTGCTGGCCCAACAGCTTGTTTCGCAGCAGGTGGCTTAA
- a CDS encoding CheW domain-containing protein, with product MSRPIKTTSRPQMALQSYLDGLLQEATEELTPLPNVIEALPEHVEAEGVLDEFQAAVLEEQARDAQKSVVAAAVEAPFIKPQLAVMEASAPILAPVSTVAPLLQGLVTPVVEVHLPPSNPPPPVPGDDRPAWAAEPFECLLFDVAGLTLAVPLVCLGSIYSLAGQELTPLFGQPEWFLGILPSQAGNLKVLDTARWVMPDRYRDDFRQGLQYVISVQGYEWGLAVHQVSRSLRLDPNEIKWRSHRGQRPWLAGTVIEHMCALLDVSELAELIASGGAKHLGGSKKPVQKPK from the coding sequence ATGAGCCGCCCAATAAAGACAACCTCGCGTCCGCAAATGGCCCTGCAGTCCTATCTGGATGGGCTGTTGCAGGAAGCGACCGAAGAATTGACACCACTGCCAAACGTGATCGAGGCGTTGCCCGAACATGTCGAAGCCGAGGGTGTGCTGGATGAATTTCAAGCGGCCGTGCTCGAAGAGCAGGCCCGTGACGCACAGAAGTCAGTGGTGGCCGCGGCGGTCGAGGCACCGTTCATCAAGCCTCAACTGGCGGTAATGGAGGCTTCTGCGCCGATCCTGGCGCCGGTCTCGACCGTTGCCCCGTTGCTGCAAGGGCTGGTGACGCCGGTGGTGGAAGTCCACTTGCCGCCGAGCAACCCACCGCCACCGGTGCCGGGCGACGACCGTCCGGCCTGGGCTGCCGAGCCGTTCGAGTGTTTGTTGTTCGATGTGGCCGGGTTGACCCTGGCGGTGCCGCTGGTGTGCCTGGGATCGATTTATTCCCTGGCCGGGCAGGAACTGACGCCGTTGTTCGGCCAGCCGGAATGGTTCCTCGGGATCCTGCCGAGCCAGGCGGGCAACCTGAAGGTACTGGATACGGCACGCTGGGTGATGCCGGACCGTTATCGCGATGATTTTCGCCAAGGCCTGCAGTACGTGATTTCGGTGCAAGGTTATGAGTGGGGGTTGGCGGTGCACCAGGTCAGCCGTTCGCTGCGCCTGGATCCGAACGAGATCAAGTGGCGCAGCCATCGAGGGCAACGGCCATGGCTGGCCGGTACGGTGATCGAGCACATGTGCGCCTTGCTGGACGTTTCCGAGCTGGCGGAGTTGATCGCCAGCGGCGGGGCAAAACACCTGGGCGGCAGCAAGAAGCCGGTCCAGAAACCGAAATAA
- a CDS encoding chemotaxis protein CheW — protein sequence MNDKASSQKGSEDPILQWVTFKLDNETYGLNVMRVQEVLRYTEIAPVPGAPSYVLGIINLRGNVVTVIDTRQRFGLMNAEISDNTRIVIIEADKQVVGIMVDSVAEVVYLRQSEIETAPNVGNEDSAKFIQGVCNKNNELLILVELDKMMSEEEWSELESI from the coding sequence ATGAATGATAAGGCGTCGTCTCAAAAGGGTTCTGAAGATCCGATTCTGCAATGGGTGACCTTCAAGCTCGATAACGAAACCTACGGCCTCAACGTGATGCGCGTTCAGGAAGTGCTGCGCTATACCGAGATCGCTCCGGTACCGGGTGCACCCAGCTATGTGTTGGGCATCATTAACCTGCGCGGCAACGTGGTCACCGTGATCGACACCCGTCAGCGCTTCGGCCTGATGAACGCCGAGATCAGCGACAATACCCGGATCGTCATCATTGAGGCCGACAAGCAAGTGGTTGGCATCATGGTCGACAGCGTCGCCGAAGTGGTTTATCTGCGCCAGTCGGAAATCGAGACGGCGCCGAACGTGGGTAACGAAGACTCCGCCAAGTTTATTCAGGGCGTGTGCAACAAGAACAACGAGTTGCTGATTCTGGTTGAACTGGACAAGATGATGAGCGAAGAAGAGTGGTCGGAACTGGAGAGTATCTGA
- a CDS encoding DUF2802 domain-containing protein, translating to MILEVAVIVLFLFWAGTLAMFLAYIRGQRQIAAQQAQGDALRDQRIKDLAKRVDDYQNGTVRMGEALHELRAVVAPLPDKLAQLEQRDPSSLSFAQAARLVGMGASVDELTQACGLTQAEAELMSKLHKGG from the coding sequence TTGATTCTTGAGGTAGCAGTCATTGTCCTGTTCCTTTTCTGGGCAGGCACGCTGGCGATGTTCTTGGCATACATACGTGGCCAGCGGCAGATCGCCGCTCAGCAGGCCCAGGGCGATGCGCTGCGCGATCAGCGCATCAAGGACCTGGCCAAGCGCGTCGACGATTACCAGAACGGCACCGTGCGCATGGGCGAAGCGCTCCATGAGCTGCGTGCTGTGGTCGCGCCGTTGCCGGATAAACTCGCCCAACTGGAACAGCGCGACCCCTCCAGCCTGTCCTTCGCCCAGGCCGCTCGCCTGGTGGGCATGGGCGCCAGCGTCGACGAACTGACCCAAGCCTGCGGCCTGACCCAGGCCGAGGCGGAGTTGATGAGCAAGCTGCATAAGGGCGGCTGA
- a CDS encoding EscU/YscU/HrcU family type III secretion system export apparatus switch protein, translating into MTTHTEPRQAIALKYDGHHAPTLTAKGDDALAEEILRIARDSEVPIYENAELVKLLARMELGDSIPEELYRTIAEIIAFAWNLKGKFPQGHDPNAPSVEKDVTDRGDDY; encoded by the coding sequence ATGACAACCCACACCGAACCCCGCCAGGCCATCGCCCTCAAGTACGACGGCCACCACGCCCCGACCCTCACCGCCAAGGGCGACGACGCCCTGGCCGAGGAAATCCTGCGGATCGCCCGGGACAGTGAAGTACCGATCTATGAAAATGCCGAACTGGTGAAGCTGCTGGCACGGATGGAATTGGGGGACAGCATCCCGGAAGAGCTGTACCGCACGATTGCCGAGATTATCGCGTTTGCCTGGAACCTCAAGGGCAAGTTCCCCCAAGGCCACGACCCGAATGCGCCGAGCGTCGAAAAGGATGTGACCGACCGCGGCGATGATTACTGA